A single region of the Streptomyces virginiae genome encodes:
- a CDS encoding YbdD/YjiX family protein produces MSVRSALAKARFYVREFSGEAAYDRYVAHARSHDPDAEVLTRRAFERARTDAREADPREGFRCC; encoded by the coding sequence ATGAGCGTGCGCAGCGCGCTGGCGAAGGCGCGGTTCTACGTACGGGAGTTCTCGGGGGAGGCCGCGTACGACCGGTACGTGGCCCACGCCCGCTCCCACGACCCGGACGCGGAGGTCCTGACCCGCCGCGCCTTCGAGCGCGCCCGCACGGACGCCCGCGAGGCGGACCCCCGCGAGGGCTTCCGCTGCTGCTGA
- a CDS encoding carbon starvation CstA family protein: protein MPEPEATGTERDAASPDNTSGSPSPRSIAAWVLVGLVGAIGWGVLALSRGEEISAAWLLAAALGSYAIAYRFYARFIANRVLKVDATRATPAERLDNGVDFHPTDRRVLFGHHFAAVAGAGPLVGPVLAAQMGYLPGTIWIVAGVIFAGAVQDMVTLFFSTRRDGRSLGQMARDEIGPVGGAAALIAVFAIMIILLAVLALVIVNALAHSPWGVFSIGMTIPIAVFMGFYLRVLRPGRVTEVSVIGVALLLLAIVAGGWVAESSFADTFTLEKETLVIWMVVYGFLASVLPVWMLLAPRDYLSTFMKVGTIALLAIGVVIAMPTLKMPSITDFAARGDGPVFAGSMFPFVFITIACGALSGFHALVSSGTTPKMIQKETQVRMIGYGAMLTESFVAVMAIIAACIIEPGLFFAVNSPPGIIGTTVESASQAVTNFGFAISPEALAQAAKDVEEASLLSRTGGAPTFALGMSEIFSAVVGGAGMKAFWYHFAIMFEALFILTTLDAGTRVGRFMLQDTLGNVHKSFKDVSWKPGVWFASAIVVAGWGYFLWVGIKDPLGGINQLFPLFGIANQLLAAVALAVCTTLLIKSGRLKWAWVTGVPLVWDATVTLTASYQKIFSEDVKVGFFAQRDKYQAGIDADKVLAPAKNMDDMHTVVTNATVDGVLCALFALLIIVVLADAARTCLKAVRDPGSATLSETPWTESKIVAPAGLIATAEERAELAAAGPEAGGGHVKEPVA, encoded by the coding sequence ATGCCTGAACCGGAAGCAACAGGGACAGAACGGGACGCGGCGAGTCCGGACAACACATCGGGCTCGCCTTCTCCCCGGTCCATCGCCGCGTGGGTGCTCGTCGGACTCGTCGGCGCCATCGGCTGGGGCGTGCTCGCGCTCTCGCGCGGCGAGGAGATCTCCGCCGCCTGGCTGCTCGCCGCCGCGCTGGGCTCGTACGCGATCGCCTACCGCTTCTACGCGCGCTTCATCGCGAACCGCGTACTGAAGGTGGACGCCACCCGGGCCACCCCCGCCGAACGCCTTGACAACGGTGTCGACTTCCATCCCACCGACCGCCGGGTGCTCTTCGGCCACCACTTCGCGGCCGTCGCCGGCGCCGGTCCGCTCGTCGGACCCGTACTCGCCGCGCAGATGGGCTATCTGCCGGGCACCATCTGGATCGTCGCCGGCGTCATCTTCGCCGGGGCCGTCCAGGACATGGTCACGCTGTTCTTCTCCACCCGCCGCGACGGCCGTTCGCTCGGCCAGATGGCCCGGGACGAGATCGGCCCCGTCGGCGGGGCCGCCGCCCTGATCGCCGTGTTCGCCATCATGATCATCCTACTGGCGGTCCTGGCCCTCGTCATCGTCAACGCCCTGGCGCACTCGCCCTGGGGCGTCTTCTCCATCGGCATGACCATCCCGATCGCCGTCTTCATGGGCTTCTACCTGCGCGTCCTGCGACCGGGTCGGGTCACCGAGGTCTCCGTCATCGGCGTCGCGCTGCTGCTGCTCGCCATCGTCGCGGGCGGCTGGGTCGCCGAGTCCTCCTTCGCGGACACCTTCACCCTGGAGAAGGAGACGCTGGTCATCTGGATGGTGGTGTACGGCTTCCTGGCCTCGGTGCTGCCGGTGTGGATGCTGCTCGCACCCCGCGACTACCTCTCCACCTTCATGAAGGTCGGCACCATCGCGCTCCTCGCGATCGGCGTGGTCATCGCGATGCCCACGCTGAAGATGCCCTCGATCACCGACTTCGCCGCCCGCGGCGACGGCCCGGTCTTCGCCGGCTCGATGTTCCCCTTCGTCTTCATCACCATCGCCTGTGGCGCGCTCTCCGGCTTCCACGCCCTGGTCTCCTCGGGAACCACCCCGAAGATGATCCAGAAGGAGACCCAGGTCCGCATGATCGGCTACGGCGCCATGCTGACCGAGTCCTTCGTCGCCGTCATGGCGATCATCGCGGCCTGCATCATCGAGCCCGGCCTCTTCTTCGCGGTGAACTCGCCTCCCGGAATCATCGGCACCACGGTCGAGTCCGCCTCCCAGGCGGTGACCAACTTCGGTTTCGCCATCTCCCCCGAGGCACTCGCCCAGGCCGCCAAGGACGTCGAGGAAGCCAGCCTGCTCTCGCGCACGGGCGGTGCGCCGACCTTCGCACTCGGAATGTCGGAGATCTTCTCCGCCGTCGTCGGCGGCGCCGGCATGAAGGCGTTCTGGTATCACTTCGCCATCATGTTCGAGGCGCTCTTCATCCTGACGACGCTCGACGCGGGCACCCGCGTGGGCCGGTTCATGCTCCAGGACACCCTCGGCAACGTGCACAAGTCCTTCAAGGACGTCAGCTGGAAGCCCGGCGTGTGGTTCGCGAGCGCGATCGTCGTCGCCGGCTGGGGCTACTTCCTGTGGGTAGGCATCAAGGACCCGCTCGGCGGCATCAACCAGCTCTTCCCGCTCTTCGGCATCGCCAACCAGCTGCTCGCCGCGGTCGCGCTGGCCGTCTGCACCACGCTGCTGATCAAGTCCGGCCGGCTCAAGTGGGCCTGGGTGACGGGCGTCCCGCTGGTCTGGGACGCCACGGTGACCCTGACCGCGAGCTACCAGAAGATCTTCTCGGAGGACGTGAAGGTCGGGTTCTTCGCCCAGCGCGACAAGTACCAGGCCGGAATCGACGCCGACAAGGTCCTGGCGCCCGCCAAGAACATGGACGACATGCACACCGTGGTCACCAACGCCACGGTCGACGGCGTCCTGTGCGCCCTCTTCGCCCTCCTGATCATCGTGGTCCTCGCGGACGCGGCCCGGACCTGCCTCAAGGCCGTCCGCGACCCGGGGTCGGCGACCCTCTCCGAGACCCCGTGGACCGAGTCGAAGATCGTCGCCCCGGCCGGGCTGATCGCGACCGCCGAGGAGCGGGCGGAGCTCGCCGCGGCGGGTCCGGAGGCGGGCGGCGGACACGTCAAGGAGCCGGTGGCCTGA